CCACACTGTAGGTTTTGCTGACAATTTCCAAGGTTGAGGAGCAGGGTTGTCTAACTACCTCTTTAGGATCGATTAGCCGTGAGAAGACATGGGGTAGGACTCTTTCCATGTAGCTCTCAAAAGGCTTTCGGCAAGATGGTATAAGATCCGCAAGTGTCGACAGTGCTGCTTGTGCGACCTTGTGGTGAGGATCATCTAAATGCCGGAGAAATAGTTTCATTACTTTCTCAAAACTTTGAATTACTTCTTGAGCCCCTTTTGGGCCTTGTTGCAGGAGAGTTTGGAGAAAATTAAAAGCTGCAACTC
This DNA window, taken from Camelina sativa cultivar DH55 unplaced genomic scaffold, Cs unpScaffold06915, whole genome shotgun sequence, encodes the following:
- the LOC109131870 gene encoding CLIP-associated protein-like, which encodes SDWCARVAAFNFLQTLLQQGPKGAQEVIQSFEKVMKLFLRHLDDPHHKVAQAALSTLADLIPSCRKPFESYMERVLPHVFSRLIDPKEVVRQPCSSTLEIVSKTYSVDSLLPALLRSLDEQRSPKAKLAVIEFAINSFNRYAGNPEISGNSGILKLWL